The genomic DNA CCGGAATTACAAAATTGTTTGCTTTATTTTGTGAGAATCCTTGGCCACAATACGAATATTTTCCTTTTGAAGAAGGTATATCTTTTGGATCTTTGGGAAATATAAGTGGTTTTGAGCGGGGAGTTTTTGATGGCTCTACAATTCCAAAAGTTAGAATAGGTGGAGTATTTGAGTACTTTAATTTCAGTATGTCTTATTGTGCGGATAGTGGATCTTCTGATAATAAAGCAGACGATCTTCCGTTCCTAAAACCTATTGTTCTTGTAAATGAATTTGATGTAGTTTCTGGTAATTTAGTTCAAGTTGGTGATAAAAGTTTGTCTGAGGATACTTTAAAAAAATTCTTCTTTTTCAATGAAAAAAATGATGATGTAATTGGTGTTCAAATTTTTATGAATCCGCTCAGGCTTACTGCCCGTGAATGGTATATAGAAAAATTTGGATCAGACATTGGAATGGATCAAATAACAGTTGCAGGTTATGATGCGTTGTCAGATAATAATAGTATTTATATAAACGCACTAAATCAAGGTTCAAATGGAGATATTTATAATAATATTTACTTATTCAGTTTAAATGGAAGTGCGCAATCAAACACCCGTGAAGTTTTTGATATGTTGATGGACTCACTTAAAATGAATATAAATATAAGTGAGTTTAATAGTTGCTCACAAGATGGGGATTTTAACACACCAAATATACAAGAAACAGTAGAGTGTAGCACAGACTTCGAATGTTTAGATGTTGCAGATTCTGGAGGGGTTTGCGCAAATGCACAGACAAAATTCAAAAGAGATTGGACGCGTCTAACAGACTTAAGGAATACTCAAGAAAAATTAGATTTTTATAAATTAGAAAATAATTCTTATCCAAAATTAGCTTCTGGATCTTTTATTCCAAACTACACAGTTTCCAAATGGTCATCTTGGGGAAACTTAAGTAATCTAATTGGTGGAGCGCCGTTAGATCCAGTAAACAAGTGGTCCGATTGTGGTGATTTGGATCCACAGACTTGTTGGGCTGCAGATGTTTCTGAATATGTTTGTCCAGAAAAAACTAGTGTGTACGAATATTCTTTTGACAGTATAACTAGTGATTACACGCTTCACATCCCTTTTGAATATTTTGATTTATCCTCATCTGTAGTTTCAGGATTTTTGGACACTTCAAAAATTAAAATAGACAGGTGGTGTACACCGGGCGACATATATAACCCATCTTCTGGTGTGTGTGGAGATGGTGTAGTAAATGTTGGTGAACAGTGCGACCCTCCAAATTCTATAAATTACACAAATCAAGGTGTGGTTGGATCACAACAATCTGGTTTTTGTGCAGATAGTTATTTGAACCAATCTATTTCTTGTATAAATTCAGCAGATTGTGGTTTATATTTGAATGTTGATGTTGAGCGATCAAAAAAGAGTATTTTTTCAGATACTGGTTCTGTTTGTTTCGGTGGAGTAGCAAAAGATTTACCATACGACATTTTAGCACATAAAAATGATGAAAGTAAATTATATGGAATTAGTTGCCAAACATCTTCTGATTGTAAGTCTAAGGAAAATTATTTTAAAAATTTAACAGCAGGCGGATCTGGTGTACTTGGATTGTACAATGTTCAAAATGATAGTTTTGCTGAAGAGTCTTTAATTGGTGAATTTATATATAAAAACTTAGATGGAATAAAATGTCTTTCTTTACGGGATTTAGATATAGAATTTAGAAATGCTGGAAGTGGGACAAGGGGTACAAAACCTGTGGAGTGTAGTATTTCTACAAGTAATCCAATAATTGGATCTTGTAATAATGTAGGAGAATTGGCGCCAGCTCAGTGTACAGATAAGTGTACAATTAAATATGGAAGTTGTACTTCTTTTACAGACTGTGGAAACGGAAGGGTCGAAATTGGAGAAAATTGTGATGATGGTGTAAAAAATGGAGAGTATGGAAGTTGTAATTTAACTTGTGATGGAGTTAGTGATCAGTATTGTGGAAATGGTCAAAAAGATGGTGCAAATGAAGTTTGTGATATAAATAATTTGGGTTTATCTGGATATTGTAGCAAAGATAAAAACATAAGCTGTTCTGATGATTTGGATTGTGGTGAGGTTAGAAATTTTGGTAGTTGTGGATATGAATATGTTTCTAATGTTCTAAAGCCTGTGTGTTCCTCAATAGATAGTAATGGTAATGTCCAACTTTCAAATTATCAGAATGGAACGCAAGTGTTTTGTTATGACAACAGTTGTGATAAATTCGATAAAATTTATGGAACTTGTATTGCATCAAGTGATCCAACATACAGTTTTAATAAAGATAATACTTGCGCTTGGGATTGTCAGGATTTTGGAGATTATTGCGGAGATGGAATTGTGCAAGGTGATTACGAAGCTTGCGATGATGGAAATTCAATAGACGATGACAGTTGTGATAATTTTTGTGAAATTAATCTTTTAGCTACCACAAGTCAAGCAAGCTCTGCACCAAGTTGTGGAGATGGTGTGGTAGAAGAAGATGGTACAGAAACTTGTGATTTGGGAGAGGATAATGGAATTAAATGTAGTCCATCTTATGGAGAATCTTGTAGTTACTGTTCACTAGATTGTGAAAATATTTTGACAGTGGACCCTGTCGCGTATTGTGGAAATGAGACTGTTGATTTTAAATTTAATGATTTTAGTGATTGTTCAGATACTGGGAATATTTGCTTATCCGAACCTGTTTATGAGGCTTGTGATTTAAATAATAATAAAGTAGTCAAAAGAACTTCTTCTGGTCAAATATTAACACTTGAATGTGAAGACCAAGGCGCTTATTCGTGTAATAGTTGTAATGCACTTTCAGACAATTGTGCCAAATGTGTACTAGATACTTCAGGATTACTATCTGTTCCAAAAATCGCAATCCTAAATCCAATGATAGGAAATGTGGAGCCTTTGGACAAAAACAGTGTGGATCGTTGGGGTTTTGAAGAGACTTTAGTTTTGGTGAGGCCAGAACCACCTGCAGGTTTTATTCAAAATCCTTATTTTGGATTTACAAGGCTTACAATGGAAAGTAGTATATATAAAGATCCAACACAGCAAAACTATATGATGGTTGAAAGTGGAACTGGTACTTATGCACCTTATAAAGAACACACAATAGAAGGTAATGATTTATGTAGCGGAGAATATGGCGTTTATTTCAGTAATAAAGCTATATTTAATGCTGTAAATGGTTCAGAAGAAGGTTTTGAGGATAGTTATACAGATTTAACTCGTGGGGATCTTTATGATTATCCAGTAGACGGAACTGCTGAAATAAACAATGAAATAGTATATTCTCCAGCTGTGCCACTAGAAGTATTTAGAGTAGTTGTAAAATGGACAGATAAGGAAGCTCGCTCAAATGTTTCGTTTAGTGGAATTGTTCAAAGTAATTTTCTAAATCCAGCAGGAGAGTTGAACGGGGCTACTACATTTACAGACGCTGCTGCAGACAGAAAAATATGTAATCAGATAGGTTTAGTGAGTAATTTTCCAATAGAAGGTAGAAGTTTACCTAACTTTAATGAGTTTAGCAAATATTGGTGGCCAGAAAATACAGCTTGTGCTTACAATAAAAGAATCTATGTACACCCAGAAGGAAGTATGGCTAGAACTTATACACAGTCTTTTACTATAGATACTTATAATGATAATGCAGACTATTCTTTTGTTGTGCAAGCTGTAAGTGGTTCTTTGGAAGGTTCACCAATAGCATCATTTCAGAATAGTAATTTGGAAGTAGAGGTGTACACTCATCACAGTGGACAGGTTCCTAGGGTTTCGGTTTTTAAACCTACTCACACTTTCAAAATTAACCAATCACAAAAAAGCAGTAATAATGTGGCAAGATATTGGAGTGTATTTAATATTAAGAGGGTTTCAACCTCAGAAGGTTCAAAATATGAAATTCAAGCAATAGGAACAAACGGAAGTATAGAATCAACTTGGGATGAGGTTGTTCCTAATTTTTAATAATTTATGTTGAGGTCTACATATGGTATAATTAAGTTAATAAAACTATGAAGAGAATTCTGATAGTAGGTTTGGTTATATTTGTAACAGCAGGAATATTGATAACTGCTTTGTTGTTGTTTTCTAATTCAAAAGAGAAGAATAATTCTCAAAAAAAAATAGATAATACACAAGAACAAATAACAAAAAAAGTAAATCAATTTCCAGATGATTTGGATATGGATGGAATTTTAGATGTAGAAGAGGAAAAGCTTGGAACAAGTAATAAGGAGTTTGATACAGATGGGGATGGACTTAGTGATAAAACTGAAATAGAAATTCTAGGAACAGATCCGCTAAATCCAGACACAGACGGAGATGGTTTTGCAGATGGTTATGAGGTTATAAAAGGTTTTAACCCAAACGGTGAAGGTACTTTTTAAATATAATTATTAAAAATAAGAAATTTAAAAGTTTCGTAATAAAATTAAGCTTACCAAAAAATTCATAATATAAAAATATGTTTGATGATAAACCAACAGACAATAATAATAAATTACCACCAAATTTGCCAACAAGTGAACCAGAAGATATTTTTGCAGGATCAGATGAAGATGTGAAAAGTGAACAAGAAGTATTACAAGAACCGGAAAAAATGCCAGAACCAGAGGTTGAAAAAGAAACACAAGAAACAGCATTAAATGTTGGAGTTTTGCGTGCAAAAGCAGAAGGTGTTTCAGAGGAAAAACCAAAAGAAACTGAAATTAATCCTGTAGAGAATGAATTAAAACCAGATGAAAGTGGATTGCAACCAATTGATCATACAAAAAAAGTAGAAATGCAAACACCGCCAACACAAAGTGGTGATCTTAAAAAGGAACTACAAAAATATGAGGTGAAAGAACCAGGTATGGCAAAGGCAATTATGATTGGTTCTATAGTTGTAGTTGCTTTAATTGTATTGTTAGGTGGTGCGTGGTGGCTTTATGCTACTTTTATGGCGGGTACAGAAGAGAAAAGTCCATTTGTTGATGAAGTTGTAGAGCCGGAAGTTGTGGAGGAGGTTGTTATTGAAGATGTATTGCCAGAAGATGTTTTAGATGATGAGTTATTGTTTGGCGGCGCAGTAGATTCAGATGGAGACGGTTTGGATGACATTAGAGAGTCTGATATAGGAACAGACCCAAACAATTGGGATACTGACGGCGATGCTTTAAGTGATTATGATGAAGTAACAATTTGGAAGACCAATCCACTGGATGCGGATACAGACGGAGATGGTTATTTAGACGGAG from Candidatus Magasanikbacteria bacterium includes the following:
- a CDS encoding thrombospondin type 3 repeat-containing protein; translated protein: MKRILIVGLVIFVTAGILITALLLFSNSKEKNNSQKKIDNTQEQITKKVNQFPDDLDMDGILDVEEEKLGTSNKEFDTDGDGLSDKTEIEILGTDPLNPDTDGDGFADGYEVIKGFNPNGEGTF
- a CDS encoding thrombospondin type 3 repeat-containing protein, with the protein product MFDDKPTDNNNKLPPNLPTSEPEDIFAGSDEDVKSEQEVLQEPEKMPEPEVEKETQETALNVGVLRAKAEGVSEEKPKETEINPVENELKPDESGLQPIDHTKKVEMQTPPTQSGDLKKELQKYEVKEPGMAKAIMIGSIVVVALIVLLGGAWWLYATFMAGTEEKSPFVDEVVEPEVVEEVVIEDVLPEDVLDDELLFGGAVDSDGDGLDDIRESDIGTDPNNWDTDGDALSDYDEVTIWKTNPLDADTDGDGYLDGAEVTAGFSPTGPGKLFDVTNLDSSNTSTK